The following are encoded together in the Bacillus cereus group sp. RP43 genome:
- a CDS encoding methyltransferase domain-containing protein has protein sequence MKRNTYIDFLAYYGIGSAHPGGFTLTKQLLAQLPLRHGASVLEIGCGTGKTAAYMTKELGYKVTAVEKNEIMIQKAKDRWLFDGLNIQLIQGDVEGLPCLNDSFELVLGESILAFTNKEKVISECYRVLQKDGKLVVIEMITEKHIEKKEEEKIGQLYGIKELLTENEWVHLFKAANFKRVTIAGGGTIAETVVGHMEEPEWNVSPFIPEELYEAWVQHEQVLLMYQHILGHRIFICEK, from the coding sequence ATGAAACGAAACACATACATCGATTTTCTAGCTTATTACGGAATAGGGAGTGCTCATCCGGGTGGTTTTACGTTAACAAAACAATTATTAGCTCAATTGCCACTTAGACATGGAGCGAGTGTCCTTGAGATAGGTTGCGGCACGGGGAAAACAGCGGCGTATATGACAAAAGAATTGGGTTATAAAGTGACAGCGGTTGAAAAGAATGAAATTATGATTCAAAAAGCGAAAGATAGATGGTTGTTTGATGGTTTAAATATACAATTGATTCAAGGAGATGTAGAAGGATTACCGTGTTTAAATGATTCATTTGAGCTTGTACTTGGAGAATCCATACTCGCTTTTACAAATAAAGAAAAGGTTATTTCGGAATGTTATCGTGTATTACAGAAGGATGGAAAGCTTGTTGTCATTGAAATGATTACCGAAAAACATATTGAGAAGAAAGAGGAAGAAAAGATTGGACAGTTATATGGTATTAAAGAATTATTAACTGAGAATGAGTGGGTTCATTTGTTTAAAGCAGCAAATTTCAAAAGAGTTACAATTGCGGGTGGCGGAACTATTGCAGAAACAGTTGTAGGACATATGGAAGAGCCAGAGTGGAATGTATCACCGTTTATTCCGGAAGAATTGTATGAGGCGTGGGTGCAACACGAACAAGTACTGCTTATGTATCAACATATTTTAGGGCATCGCATTTTTATATGTGAAAAATAG
- a CDS encoding vWA domain-containing protein — protein sequence MKIRICATFMLFLFICLPFSAFAKGEEAKERVVSLVYDDSGSMRNNDRWKYANYALQSLVALLDEKDKFSYVPMSKPDDSLNISLTKDQRQTEIDGIGAWKTYLNTPFSAVETAMQSIKKEADIDGKREFWLIVLTDGAFNDLEKEKVGGKEQITQKLAQFKKEMDSKKISLHPVLITMEEDLGQQEKEQLNTFKEIWKKEMNGVVMPSSGEDGIVQSVNQVAALVANRDPFSSVESIVKTKIVGKKVEITTPFPLKRMTLVRQSPSLSNYKVMQLSKPLQLQSSFSIHAPGEAKLFGNIVHVSTANQEVIKPGTYTIEVDQDIEKEGLQVLVEPALNYTVSTYDKDDKDRKNVEKMYEDVTAVIEAKPTELPIQTSYFEAEVEIDGKQYPMKWDDKRHVFYYETKVGKELVRGKVHMNIKGFYRQTKEFKIEPTEKPKLSLQAVTKDYEEKVTNLENSKPFILQPLLNGEPMTEEAVKKLLKSTGVTSNQSINYELKQHGNQIYVYPRPYYSDTFNFTDTGTVEATITINDSKLQEVKEKIVLHIENAPFFEKYALIFKFVIPITLLLLIVGIIILGWIVRPRFHRKALLYYEWDQEVAKDWLYQSEPELLKNKWWKHYFGIPFRAERKTVQSVTLIAKKGSKSIFVAKESQVVGMIIDGMFITEEEVGMEHKTLYPNEILLIDRGYGKEIYRYECE from the coding sequence ATGAAAATTCGAATTTGTGCCACGTTCATGTTATTTCTATTTATATGTTTACCTTTTTCAGCTTTTGCAAAAGGAGAGGAGGCAAAGGAAAGGGTCGTTTCACTTGTATATGATGATTCGGGCAGCATGAGAAATAACGATCGCTGGAAGTATGCCAATTACGCCTTGCAAAGTTTAGTTGCGCTATTAGATGAGAAAGATAAATTTTCTTACGTTCCAATGAGTAAGCCAGATGATTCGTTAAACATTTCGTTAACAAAGGATCAAAGGCAAACGGAAATTGATGGGATCGGCGCGTGGAAAACATATTTAAATACTCCATTTAGCGCAGTAGAAACGGCGATGCAATCTATAAAAAAGGAAGCAGATATAGATGGGAAACGTGAATTTTGGCTTATTGTATTAACTGACGGGGCATTTAATGATTTGGAGAAAGAAAAGGTTGGCGGAAAAGAACAAATTACACAGAAGTTAGCACAGTTTAAGAAAGAAATGGATTCTAAAAAGATTTCTTTACACCCAGTCTTAATCACGATGGAAGAGGATTTAGGGCAGCAAGAAAAAGAGCAGTTAAATACGTTTAAAGAGATTTGGAAAAAAGAAATGAATGGAGTTGTCATGCCGTCTAGCGGTGAGGATGGTATTGTACAAAGTGTAAATCAAGTGGCAGCATTAGTTGCTAATCGTGATCCATTTTCTTCTGTTGAATCGATTGTTAAAACGAAAATAGTAGGGAAAAAAGTAGAGATTACAACACCGTTTCCATTAAAGCGTATGACGCTTGTACGACAATCACCTTCTTTGTCTAATTATAAAGTTATGCAACTTTCCAAACCGTTACAATTGCAGTCTTCTTTTTCTATACATGCACCAGGAGAAGCTAAATTATTCGGAAATATAGTGCATGTAAGTACAGCGAATCAGGAAGTGATTAAGCCAGGGACATATACGATAGAAGTGGATCAGGACATTGAGAAAGAGGGATTACAAGTACTTGTTGAACCAGCGCTTAATTATACTGTTTCTACGTATGACAAAGATGATAAAGATAGAAAAAATGTTGAGAAAATGTATGAAGATGTGACAGCTGTTATTGAAGCAAAGCCTACTGAATTACCAATTCAAACTTCTTATTTCGAAGCAGAAGTAGAAATAGACGGAAAGCAGTATCCGATGAAGTGGGATGATAAAAGACATGTGTTTTATTACGAGACAAAAGTTGGTAAAGAGTTAGTACGCGGGAAAGTCCATATGAATATAAAGGGGTTTTATAGACAGACGAAAGAATTCAAGATTGAACCAACTGAAAAACCAAAATTATCACTTCAAGCTGTTACGAAAGATTATGAAGAAAAGGTAACAAATTTAGAAAATAGTAAACCGTTCATTTTACAACCATTATTAAATGGTGAACCAATGACAGAAGAGGCTGTAAAGAAACTATTAAAATCTACTGGTGTCACATCCAATCAATCGATCAACTACGAATTAAAACAGCATGGTAATCAAATTTACGTTTATCCTCGACCTTATTACTCCGACACATTCAATTTTACAGATACCGGCACCGTAGAGGCTACCATCACAATCAATGATTCAAAATTACAAGAAGTAAAGGAAAAGATTGTACTTCACATTGAAAATGCGCCGTTTTTTGAGAAGTATGCGCTCATTTTTAAATTTGTAATTCCTATCACTTTATTACTTTTAATAGTAGGAATTATTATTTTAGGATGGATTGTTCGCCCGAGATTTCATCGGAAAGCATTACTATATTACGAATGGGATCAAGAAGTAGCGAAAGATTGGCTTTATCAATCTGAACCAGAGTTACTTAAAAATAAATGGTGGAAGCACTATTTTGGCATTCCATTCCGAGCAGAAAGAAAGACGGTGCAATCTGTAACATTAATAGCGAAAAAAGGATCGAAATCTATATTTGTAGCGAAAGAATCGCAAGTAGTTGGGATGATTATTGATGGAATGTTTATTACAGAGGAAGAAGTGGGAATGGAACATAAGACATTGTATCCAAATGAAATTTTATTAATTGATAGAGGATATGGTAAGGAGATTTACCGGTATGAATGTGAATAG